In the Arthrobacter sp. 31Y genome, one interval contains:
- the paaE gene encoding 1,2-phenylacetyl-CoA epoxidase subunit PaaE has protein sequence MTTETQTASRRRASFHNLTVSEVRRLTDDAIEVTFGVPAELAGQYDYLPGQYVALRTTLPDEQGEPHEVRRSYSICAEPRSFEDGSSEIRVAIKKDLGGLFSTWANADLKAGDVLDVMSPQGAFISRHGKDGASVQHNVMNSMNHPEELAGEPGNFVAIAAGSGITPVIAIARTLLAANPETTFDLVYANKAAMDVMFLEELADLKDKYPSRLALHHVLSREQRIAPLMTGRIDSEKLQALLSSAIRAEDVDEWFLCGPFELVQLCRDTLAARGVEPEHVRFELFTTGRPDRPEGNAGRPVVADESQDTYKITFTLDGLTGDVASPTHARESILNAALRVRPDVPFACAGGVCGTCRAKLITGTVTMDENYALEQDELDKGYVLTCQSHPTSEEVTVDFDV, from the coding sequence ATGACCACCGAAACACAGACGGCCAGCCGCCGTCGTGCGTCTTTCCATAACCTGACCGTCTCGGAAGTCCGGCGCCTCACAGACGATGCCATTGAGGTCACGTTTGGTGTTCCGGCCGAGCTGGCAGGCCAGTATGACTACCTGCCCGGCCAGTACGTGGCCCTTCGCACCACGTTGCCGGATGAGCAGGGTGAGCCGCACGAGGTCCGCCGCAGTTACTCGATTTGCGCAGAGCCGCGCAGCTTCGAGGACGGCAGCAGCGAGATCCGCGTGGCCATCAAAAAGGACCTGGGCGGCCTCTTCTCCACCTGGGCAAATGCCGATCTCAAGGCTGGCGACGTCCTGGATGTCATGAGCCCGCAGGGTGCGTTCATCTCGCGGCACGGCAAGGACGGCGCGTCGGTCCAGCACAACGTCATGAACTCCATGAATCACCCGGAGGAGCTGGCGGGGGAGCCGGGTAACTTCGTGGCGATCGCTGCGGGTTCGGGCATCACCCCGGTTATCGCCATTGCGCGGACGCTGCTGGCGGCCAATCCGGAGACCACGTTTGACCTCGTTTACGCCAACAAAGCTGCCATGGACGTCATGTTCCTTGAGGAGCTGGCGGATCTGAAGGACAAGTACCCTTCGCGTCTGGCGTTGCACCATGTGTTGTCGCGGGAGCAGCGCATCGCGCCGCTGATGACCGGGCGTATTGATTCCGAGAAACTGCAGGCCCTCCTCAGCAGTGCTATCCGGGCCGAGGATGTGGACGAGTGGTTCCTGTGCGGGCCGTTCGAGCTGGTCCAGTTGTGCCGTGACACCCTCGCTGCCCGCGGCGTGGAACCTGAGCACGTGCGTTTCGAGTTGTTCACCACGGGCCGCCCGGACCGTCCCGAGGGCAACGCCGGCCGACCGGTGGTGGCCGACGAATCGCAGGACACGTACAAGATCACCTTCACCCTGGACGGGTTGACCGGCGATGTTGCCAGCCCCACCCACGCCCGCGAGTCCATCCTCAACGCGGCTTTGCGTGTCCGCCCGGACGTTCCGTTTGCGTGCGCCGGCGGTGTCTGTGGCACCTGCCGCGCCAAGCTGATCACCGGTACGGTGACCATGGATGAGAACTACGCCCTTGAGCAGGACGAGCTGGACAAGGGCTACGTCCTCACCTGCCAGTCCCACCCCACCAGCGAAGAAGTTACCGTCGACTTCGACGTCTAA
- a CDS encoding helix-turn-helix domain-containing protein yields MPTLTVAATSTTTETLTALDSFAGTLPEGEAREAIEAVVGTLRSGRDVIIAGADDALTPNQAAKILGVSRAHLYKVLDSGAMPYTTVGARDRRIAMADLRDYITKAEELRRVSARNAAHARTTRSLAIDEM; encoded by the coding sequence ATGCCCACCCTGACCGTCGCAGCCACGTCGACGACCACGGAAACCCTTACAGCTTTGGATTCCTTTGCTGGCACTCTCCCCGAGGGGGAAGCACGCGAAGCCATTGAAGCTGTAGTGGGCACTCTCCGGTCCGGCCGCGACGTTATCATCGCAGGCGCAGACGACGCCCTGACTCCTAACCAAGCCGCAAAAATCCTAGGCGTGAGTCGGGCACACCTATACAAGGTTCTCGATTCGGGAGCGATGCCATACACAACTGTCGGGGCTCGTGACCGCCGAATTGCAATGGCTGACTTGCGTGATTACATTACGAAGGCCGAGGAGCTTCGTCGCGTGAGCGCGCGCAACGCTGCTCATGCCCGTACGACACGTTCCCTGGCGATCGACGAGATGTAA
- the paaA gene encoding 1,2-phenylacetyl-CoA epoxidase subunit PaaA has translation MASQNLQSVPAELSPEEQEREAAGQAYFDRIISEDSRIEPRDWMPAAYRKTLLRQISQHAHSEIIGMQPEANWITRAPSLKRKSILMAKVQDEAGHGLYLYSAAETLGQSRDQMMEDLIAGKARYSSIFNYPTISWADMGAIGWLVDGAAICNQVPLCRASYGPYGRAMVRICKEESFHQRQGFEILLELSNGTPAQKQMAQDAVNRWYAPSLMMFGPPDDDSPNSKQSMAWNIKRFSNDELRSRFVGMMVEQVRVLGLTLPDKDIRFNEETKKWEHGPLDWNEFKEVLAGRGPCNSQRVERRREAHENGAWVREAAVAYARKQAQKENAA, from the coding sequence ATGGCATCGCAGAATCTGCAGTCAGTGCCCGCTGAGCTGTCCCCGGAAGAGCAGGAGCGGGAGGCAGCCGGACAGGCGTATTTTGATCGCATCATTTCGGAGGACTCACGCATCGAACCGCGCGACTGGATGCCGGCGGCTTACCGCAAGACTTTGCTGCGTCAGATCTCGCAGCACGCCCACTCGGAAATCATTGGCATGCAGCCGGAAGCCAACTGGATCACCCGGGCCCCGAGCTTGAAGCGCAAGTCAATCCTCATGGCCAAGGTTCAGGACGAGGCCGGTCACGGCCTGTACCTCTACTCGGCCGCTGAGACCCTGGGCCAGTCCCGGGACCAGATGATGGAAGATCTGATCGCCGGCAAAGCCCGGTACTCGTCCATCTTCAACTACCCCACCATCTCCTGGGCTGACATGGGAGCCATTGGCTGGCTTGTTGATGGCGCTGCCATCTGCAACCAGGTGCCCCTGTGCCGTGCCTCGTATGGCCCTTACGGTCGCGCAATGGTGCGCATCTGCAAGGAAGAGTCGTTCCACCAGCGCCAGGGTTTCGAGATCCTGCTTGAACTCTCCAACGGCACGCCTGCACAGAAGCAGATGGCCCAGGATGCAGTGAACCGCTGGTACGCACCGTCGCTGATGATGTTCGGCCCGCCGGATGACGATTCACCCAACTCCAAGCAGTCCATGGCCTGGAACATCAAGCGCTTCAGCAATGACGAGCTGCGCAGCCGGTTCGTGGGCATGATGGTGGAGCAGGTCCGGGTCCTCGGCCTGACCCTGCCTGATAAGGACATCCGTTTCAACGAAGAAACCAAGAAGTGGGAGCACGGGCCCCTGGACTGGAATGAGTTCAAGGAAGTCCTGGCAGGCCGCGGCCCCTGCAACTCGCAGCGCGTCGAGCGCCGCCGTGAGGCCCATGAAAATGGTGCCTGGGTGCGCGAAGCCGCAGTGGCCTACGCCCGCAAGCAAGCACAGAAAGAGAACGCAGCATAA
- a CDS encoding DUF3039 domain-containing protein, whose translation MGYHRRVTLRCLCEDLTTDWGNVAQQRSFSSLFAVLQSNAPDSSVASALEEVPTTALADHPLVSSFYASFDSDDTGILRESISGLANPLWWKQKVSRWRGAATDDSALGDHEVWLCAGGIRAAGESRDFYASFMDAVLSGGSSKYLPTNSDRRLQVVEAKIARRDAWLEQARLSALVCIQECNQTGETRELHIPSPAPSAVADPLLHISFDVARIDGGGEELIELILTIEPRDFSRPRLLETVVDTVRSVIEPVSDAWRVLPGKDRDQIWSTLISTELLGHARAAADTGVLPQHMSDASLKLGVQAHYTRKTGIVDASVDGDAVRGLCGTWFVPTSSPDKVPVCPSCQSIHERLA comes from the coding sequence ATGGGCTACCACCGCCGTGTGACCCTCCGTTGTCTCTGTGAGGACCTGACCACAGACTGGGGAAACGTCGCACAACAACGATCCTTTTCGTCGCTCTTTGCCGTCCTGCAATCCAACGCCCCGGACAGCAGCGTAGCTTCAGCGTTGGAAGAAGTTCCCACGACAGCCCTCGCCGATCACCCTCTCGTGTCCAGCTTCTACGCTTCGTTCGACAGCGACGACACTGGGATTCTTCGCGAAAGCATCAGCGGTCTAGCCAATCCGCTCTGGTGGAAACAAAAAGTCTCGCGATGGAGGGGAGCGGCCACTGACGATTCGGCCTTGGGCGATCATGAGGTATGGCTGTGCGCAGGAGGCATCCGAGCGGCAGGCGAGTCGCGGGATTTCTACGCATCATTCATGGACGCAGTCCTCTCTGGCGGTTCCTCCAAGTACCTTCCCACAAACAGCGACCGAAGGTTGCAAGTTGTTGAGGCGAAGATTGCACGCCGTGATGCTTGGCTTGAGCAGGCACGGCTGTCCGCCTTGGTCTGCATCCAGGAGTGCAACCAGACCGGCGAAACCCGAGAACTACACATTCCTTCCCCGGCACCTTCTGCAGTAGCAGACCCTCTACTTCACATCTCATTTGACGTGGCCCGAATCGACGGAGGCGGCGAGGAACTTATTGAACTGATTCTCACAATTGAACCCCGCGACTTCAGCCGCCCTCGCCTTCTGGAGACCGTCGTCGACACAGTACGTAGCGTCATTGAACCTGTATCTGATGCTTGGAGGGTTCTTCCGGGCAAGGATAGGGACCAGATCTGGTCCACTCTCATCTCAACCGAATTACTGGGGCATGCCCGAGCAGCGGCCGATACCGGGGTGCTTCCGCAGCATATGAGCGATGCATCGCTGAAACTCGGTGTTCAAGCGCACTATACGCGCAAGACCGGTATCGTTGATGCAAGCGTTGACGGTGATGCTGTCCGTGGACTGTGCGGCACATGGTTCGTGCCAACCTCTAGCCCCGACAAAGTGCCAGTTTGTCCCTCATGCCAGAGCATCCATGAGAGGCTCGCCTGA
- a CDS encoding LCP family protein — MTLPTHAQKPSSDSGSHRPKNRRKTARNVLLGFAAAVLVVGVVAGAYVYNLIQTFDSGSTKIENAFPEESTRPQKTDGNTAMNILVMGSDSRGADVKVESNASTDQRADTLMLVHLPADRKKAYAISLMRDLWIDIPGKGESKINAALAHGGVPLMVQTVESLFDQRIDHVAMIDFEGFKGLTDALGGVEVDVKIPFTPSSGPMAGQEYEAGKHAFDGDEALAFVRERYAFSDGDYQRVRNQQAYLKSVIGKIIARETLTNPVTISNMVSAVSPFVSVDKNFDAAAIGNLSLSMKDVRAQDTVMFTLPTLGTGTSTDGQSIVLADTTAIADIAAALSKDQLGTYVTAHALDRGQ, encoded by the coding sequence ATGACGCTCCCGACCCATGCCCAAAAGCCCTCCTCGGACTCGGGTTCCCACCGTCCAAAGAACCGCAGGAAGACTGCCCGGAATGTGCTCCTCGGATTCGCGGCCGCGGTGCTTGTGGTTGGCGTTGTTGCCGGGGCCTATGTCTACAACCTGATACAAACATTCGACTCCGGCTCCACCAAGATCGAGAACGCTTTCCCGGAAGAATCCACCCGGCCTCAGAAAACCGACGGCAACACGGCAATGAACATTCTTGTAATGGGCAGTGATTCCCGTGGTGCTGACGTCAAGGTGGAAAGCAATGCCTCAACTGACCAGCGTGCGGACACCCTGATGTTGGTGCACCTCCCGGCCGACAGAAAAAAAGCCTACGCAATTTCCCTGATGCGGGATCTGTGGATAGATATTCCAGGAAAGGGAGAATCAAAGATCAACGCAGCGCTTGCCCACGGCGGTGTTCCGCTGATGGTTCAGACCGTCGAGTCGCTCTTTGACCAGCGCATCGATCACGTGGCAATGATCGACTTCGAAGGTTTCAAGGGCCTCACTGACGCTCTCGGTGGCGTGGAGGTTGACGTCAAGATTCCTTTCACGCCAAGCTCAGGACCTATGGCCGGGCAGGAATATGAAGCAGGAAAGCATGCCTTCGACGGCGATGAAGCCCTCGCCTTTGTCCGCGAGCGCTATGCGTTCAGTGATGGCGACTACCAGCGCGTTCGAAACCAACAGGCATACCTCAAATCCGTGATCGGCAAGATCATTGCCCGTGAAACCCTTACTAATCCGGTGACCATCAGCAACATGGTCTCGGCGGTGTCCCCGTTCGTGAGCGTGGACAAGAACTTTGATGCTGCAGCCATCGGCAATCTTTCCCTCTCCATGAAAGATGTCCGCGCCCAAGACACCGTCATGTTCACCCTCCCCACCCTTGGCACGGGAACCTCAACGGATGGGCAGTCGATCGTTCTGGCTGACACCACTGCGATCGCTGACATCGCTGCTGCACTCTCCAAGGATCAGTTGGGCACGTACGTCACGGCACATGCCCTCGACCGTGGACAGTGA
- a CDS encoding VanZ family protein, which yields MLARQYATWWLKALFIAYLVSLAFVVFLPAREASTVTGFVGVIAGWLSFLGLPQEAAAIGVEFVANIVMFVPFGAFVHLLKPTLNLWPVALLAAVSSGAIEVLQLLIPGRVTAVSDVVANTLGALAGLVIARKFASAG from the coding sequence GTGCTAGCTCGGCAGTACGCCACATGGTGGCTCAAGGCGCTGTTCATTGCGTACCTGGTTTCGCTCGCCTTCGTTGTCTTCCTGCCTGCGCGTGAAGCCAGCACCGTCACAGGCTTTGTGGGGGTTATTGCCGGCTGGCTTTCGTTCCTCGGCCTTCCACAGGAGGCCGCCGCCATCGGAGTGGAATTCGTGGCGAATATCGTCATGTTCGTACCTTTTGGGGCGTTCGTTCATCTGCTGAAACCAACACTGAATTTGTGGCCTGTTGCCCTTCTGGCCGCTGTATCCTCCGGGGCCATCGAAGTTCTCCAGCTGCTGATACCTGGCCGGGTGACTGCCGTATCGGACGTTGTCGCCAACACCTTGGGAGCTTTGGCGGGCCTGGTTATAGCCAGGAAGTTCGCGTCAGCAGGCTAG
- the paaB gene encoding 1,2-phenylacetyl-CoA epoxidase subunit PaaB — protein MAPHGNPEAPASAASEIAREAPKVAATNVESTTTAPASGPAVTSHSATEETPWSLWEVFVRSSRGLSHVHAGSLHAPDAAMALRNARDLYTRRNEGVSIWVVPAEAISSSDPDSKGSFFESPQGKDYRHATYYTKSEGVKHL, from the coding sequence ATGGCTCCTCACGGTAACCCGGAAGCACCGGCCAGCGCCGCCAGCGAAATCGCCCGCGAGGCCCCAAAGGTTGCGGCCACCAACGTTGAAAGCACGACGACGGCACCCGCCTCAGGCCCGGCCGTCACCTCGCACAGTGCTACGGAGGAAACCCCCTGGTCCCTGTGGGAGGTCTTCGTCCGCTCCAGCCGCGGCCTGTCCCACGTGCACGCCGGTTCCTTGCACGCACCGGATGCGGCCATGGCCCTCCGTAATGCCCGCGATCTGTACACGCGCCGTAATGAAGGAGTCTCCATCTGGGTTGTTCCCGCCGAGGCGATTTCCTCCAGCGATCCGGACTCCAAGGGTTCCTTCTTCGAGTCCCCGCAGGGCAAGGATTACCGCCACGCGACGTACTACACCAAGAGCGAAGGCGTGAAGCACCTGTGA
- the paaC gene encoding 1,2-phenylacetyl-CoA epoxidase subunit PaaC, with amino-acid sequence MTTKDVSTQETAKDTDFAIDGHGDISVGVHGAGASGDGSASATRITPGNALRPEDIALEIQRGQVKPTEDVAEFALRIGDDGLILAQRLGHWISRSPELEEDIALGNIALDQLGHARSFLTYAGAAWGRSEDDLAYFRREHEFRSAHLFEQPNGDFAVTIARQFIVSFYQYELYTKLMESTDATIAAISAKAVKEVDYHRDHSAQWVLRLAGGTDESRARIIQGFKLVWPYVEELFEDDELTTRLAAAGVTVQPSSLRAEFDRLTGDIMAEAELEIPGVPQSRGGGRRGNHSEFLGYILAEMQVLAREHPGASW; translated from the coding sequence GTGACTACCAAAGACGTGAGCACTCAAGAGACTGCTAAAGACACCGACTTCGCCATCGACGGTCATGGGGACATCTCCGTGGGCGTCCACGGTGCCGGCGCATCCGGCGACGGCTCGGCCAGCGCCACCCGCATCACCCCGGGTAATGCGCTGCGTCCGGAGGACATTGCGCTCGAAATCCAAAGAGGGCAGGTCAAGCCCACCGAGGATGTTGCAGAGTTCGCCCTGCGCATCGGCGACGACGGCCTGATCCTCGCCCAGCGCCTGGGCCACTGGATTTCCCGTTCCCCCGAACTCGAAGAAGACATCGCCCTCGGCAACATCGCACTGGACCAACTGGGCCATGCGCGCTCGTTCCTCACGTACGCCGGCGCCGCCTGGGGCAGGTCCGAGGATGACCTCGCCTACTTCCGCCGCGAGCACGAATTCCGTTCCGCACACCTGTTTGAGCAGCCCAATGGCGACTTCGCGGTGACCATTGCCCGGCAGTTCATTGTGAGCTTCTACCAGTACGAGCTCTACACCAAGCTCATGGAGTCCACCGACGCCACCATCGCAGCCATCTCCGCGAAGGCCGTGAAAGAAGTGGATTACCACCGCGACCACAGCGCGCAATGGGTGCTTCGACTGGCCGGTGGCACGGATGAGTCCCGTGCACGCATCATCCAGGGCTTCAAGCTCGTGTGGCCGTATGTGGAAGAACTCTTTGAGGACGATGAACTCACCACCCGCCTGGCTGCGGCTGGAGTCACTGTTCAGCCGTCCAGCCTTCGAGCGGAGTTCGATCGCCTCACCGGCGACATCATGGCTGAGGCCGAGCTGGAAATTCCCGGTGTCCCGCAGTCACGGGGCGGCGGCCGGCGCGGCAACCACTCCGAGTTCCTGGGCTACATCCTCGCTGAAATGCAGGTTCTGGCCCGCGAACATCCAGGCGCGAGCTGGTGA
- the paaD gene encoding 1,2-phenylacetyl-CoA epoxidase subunit PaaD, producing MQKTAEQRAWDIASTVCDPEIPVLTIEDLGILRGVRVASTETAGAHDGGPASTAVEVTITPTYSGCPAMDAIGDDLRTAFAKEGYASVHINLVLSPAWTTDWMTESGKAKLEEYGIAPPSGMAAAGGHSGPVRLSLAVKCPQCSSLNTKELTRFGSTSCKALFVCQDCKEPFDYFKVL from the coding sequence ATGCAAAAGACAGCTGAGCAGCGGGCCTGGGACATCGCGTCCACGGTCTGCGATCCGGAGATCCCTGTCCTCACCATTGAGGACCTGGGCATCCTCCGTGGCGTGCGGGTCGCCTCCACCGAAACAGCAGGCGCGCACGACGGCGGCCCGGCGAGTACCGCCGTCGAGGTCACCATCACGCCCACCTACTCGGGTTGCCCGGCGATGGACGCCATTGGTGACGATCTGCGGACGGCCTTTGCAAAGGAGGGCTACGCGAGCGTGCACATCAATCTGGTGTTGTCCCCGGCCTGGACCACTGACTGGATGACCGAGTCCGGCAAGGCCAAGCTGGAGGAATACGGGATCGCCCCGCCCAGTGGCATGGCTGCGGCAGGTGGCCACTCCGGTCCTGTTCGGCTGAGCCTCGCCGTGAAATGCCCGCAGTGTTCGTCGTTGAACACTAAGGAACTCACCCGCTTTGGTTCCACATCCTGCAAGGCGTTGTTCGTCTGCCAGGACTGCAAGGAACCGTTCGACTACTTCAAAGTCCTCTAA
- the lepB gene encoding signal peptidase I: protein MSSETAKAATRRRLLRSPWIHVLLALLVVSLVQGFLVKVYSVPSGSMEQTLNVGDRVLVNRIAYTGSAPQRGDVVVFRKPTGWGPAPDRGALRTGVGWFGELTGIGPANTEYLVKRVAGLPGDTVECCDSSGQVTVNGAPVAEPYVFEDLAFVGGRTDCSTTARSPRCFGPILLGEDQYLLLGDHRSNSEDSVTSCRSVGSQPSCVKTAGRADIIGRVDGFLFPLNKWGSAHTLTVHGRGHVP, encoded by the coding sequence ATGTCTTCCGAAACGGCGAAAGCCGCCACGCGCCGTCGGCTGCTTCGCTCGCCGTGGATTCACGTCCTGCTCGCGTTGCTGGTGGTCTCCTTGGTTCAAGGTTTCCTGGTGAAGGTCTACTCGGTGCCCTCGGGGTCCATGGAGCAGACACTCAACGTAGGTGACCGCGTGCTGGTGAACCGCATTGCCTACACGGGTTCGGCACCTCAACGGGGCGACGTTGTTGTCTTCAGGAAACCGACAGGATGGGGGCCCGCGCCGGATAGGGGCGCCCTGCGTACAGGAGTCGGTTGGTTTGGTGAGCTGACCGGAATCGGTCCTGCCAACACCGAATATCTGGTGAAACGGGTGGCGGGTTTGCCCGGCGACACTGTGGAATGCTGCGATTCCAGCGGTCAGGTCACAGTCAACGGTGCCCCCGTTGCCGAACCGTACGTTTTCGAAGACCTCGCGTTCGTCGGCGGTAGAACGGACTGTTCGACGACGGCGAGGTCGCCACGCTGCTTCGGACCCATCCTTCTGGGCGAGGATCAGTACCTTCTCTTGGGCGACCACCGCTCCAATTCCGAGGATTCCGTCACGTCATGCCGCAGCGTGGGATCACAGCCCAGCTGCGTCAAGACAGCGGGTCGTGCAGACATCATTGGCCGTGTTGACGGTTTCCTGTTCCCGCTCAATAAATGGGGAAGCGCCCACACCCTCACTGTCCACGGTCGAGGGCATGTGCCGTGA
- a CDS encoding enoyl-CoA hydratase/isomerase family protein, translating to MIELSLANGIAEIVLNYPDKLNSLNEDALAQLDKAYDDAAAAASRGEVRALLLRGEGRAFCAGRDISGVTPETDDAQAYLGGLVEPLLRKMAAFPAPTFAAAHGACLGVGLGLLLATDVVYVADNAKFGSPFAKLGATLDSGGHWYFTERLGMHRTLDLIYTADLMSGAEAVEQGMFSRAMPADVLLDETRAIVTRVAVGATEAFNASKELVAHIRDQRLGLWASMAEENSEQARLCKTDDYAEGFRAFQEKRAPVFKG from the coding sequence ATGATCGAGCTCTCCCTTGCCAACGGCATTGCCGAAATCGTCCTCAATTACCCGGACAAGCTGAACTCGCTCAACGAGGACGCGCTTGCCCAGCTGGACAAAGCGTACGACGACGCTGCTGCCGCCGCCTCACGCGGTGAGGTGCGGGCGCTGCTGCTTCGCGGAGAAGGCCGCGCCTTTTGCGCCGGCCGCGACATTTCCGGGGTGACACCGGAAACTGATGATGCCCAGGCCTACCTCGGTGGTCTCGTGGAGCCACTGCTGAGGAAGATGGCTGCGTTCCCGGCGCCGACGTTCGCTGCCGCGCATGGTGCCTGCTTGGGGGTGGGGCTGGGATTGTTGCTGGCCACGGACGTTGTGTACGTGGCAGACAACGCGAAGTTCGGGTCCCCGTTTGCGAAGCTTGGGGCCACGTTGGATTCGGGCGGGCACTGGTACTTCACGGAACGTTTGGGCATGCACCGCACGCTGGACCTGATCTACACCGCTGATCTCATGTCCGGGGCGGAAGCCGTGGAGCAGGGGATGTTCAGCCGGGCAATGCCGGCCGACGTTTTGCTGGACGAGACGCGGGCCATTGTTACGCGCGTTGCTGTTGGCGCCACTGAGGCCTTCAATGCTTCGAAGGAACTCGTGGCCCACATTCGCGATCAGCGCCTGGGCCTGTGGGCCTCCATGGCCGAGGAAAACTCGGAGCAGGCGCGGCTGTGCAAAACCGACGACTACGCCGAGGGTTTCCGCGCCTTCCAGGAGAAGCGGGCGCCGGTTTTCAAGGGATGA
- a CDS encoding arsenate reductase/protein-tyrosine-phosphatase family protein, with product MESPQPFRILTVCTGNICRSPVAERLLQTGLNQVSPGSFEVRSAGTRAMVGEPIQPLSAQIISTFRGSPDGFAARQLTPRILKETDLVLAMTSKHRGEVLQLEASLLKRTFTVREFARMLSVLENRGEAAPAGDITDFWRALPTRAASVRHLALPSDPADNDVVDPFRRSEEVYHQMEDELAPAILGILRYARLTAPA from the coding sequence GTGGAATCGCCCCAGCCCTTCAGGATTCTCACCGTCTGCACAGGGAACATCTGCCGCTCCCCCGTGGCCGAACGGTTGCTGCAGACCGGGCTGAACCAGGTAAGCCCCGGATCCTTTGAGGTACGCAGCGCCGGAACACGGGCCATGGTGGGAGAGCCCATCCAGCCGCTCTCAGCACAAATCATCAGCACGTTCCGCGGCAGCCCGGACGGCTTCGCAGCCAGGCAACTAACCCCCCGGATCCTCAAGGAAACCGACCTGGTGCTGGCAATGACCTCCAAGCACCGCGGCGAGGTACTCCAACTGGAAGCTTCGCTGCTGAAGCGCACCTTCACAGTGCGCGAATTCGCACGGATGCTGTCCGTGCTGGAGAACCGTGGCGAAGCTGCCCCGGCCGGTGACATCACGGATTTCTGGCGCGCACTCCCCACCCGCGCGGCTTCCGTGCGCCACCTCGCATTGCCGTCCGATCCTGCAGACAACGACGTGGTAGACCCCTTCCGACGATCGGAAGAGGTCTACCACCAGATGGAGGATGAGCTGGCCCCGGCCATCCTAGGCATCCTCCGTTACGCGCGCCTGACGGCGCCGGCCTAG